In Xiphophorus maculatus strain JP 163 A chromosome 9, X_maculatus-5.0-male, whole genome shotgun sequence, the genomic window aaaaatgtaaagaataaatacatttttctgtttattatttaatggaaactttGAGGTTGTGCTTCAGTTTAGACCCGTTGGTTCTGGTTGTGACCCAGAATAACCCAgtaatcagctgctgctgctgaagaaccagaactccagcagACTCCCAGTAACAGCTGCTTTGTTTGTGTCTCCACCAGTTTAACCTGTAGAGacgctgcagctcctccacgcccaccacacaggaagtgatgtcactgTGCTGCTGGTAGCGTCTGCAGCTCAGGATGCAGCTCCTGGTGGTGAAGCTGCTGGGCCTTCTGGGCCTGTCTGCGCTGATGCTGGCCGGCATCCTGGTGCCGGTGCGCCTCCTGCTGGCCGACAGCGAGAAGGCGGGGCGCTACCACCGGGGCCTGGCGCTTGGCAACTGCTTCGGAGGAGGCGTGTTCCTGGCAACGTGCTTCAACGCTCTGCTGCCGGCCGTCAGAGAcaaggtacacacacacacacacacacacacacacacacacacacacacacacacacacacacacacacacacacacacacacacacacacaccagctaGGAGAAAATGGTTTCATAAGCAGCTGATTTCAGTAAGATATTTAAAGGGACGGTGTTTTCCAGGCATGTTGGGCCATTTTAAGGCACTATCAAGTAACTATTTTACCTTTAGCTCTAATAGAAATACtatgtatatcaaatatgacttcaatatttaacgccttgaaattgggcatctgtccctttaagaactcctgctctttctgaagctccgccttcaggaagttgtCACAGCAACATTCCTAAAAAagccagtttttgttttttaaccacaTTAATGcagttaataaatgaaaattctaGTCATGATAAGAAAtgttcacaataaatgataaagatACAGTAAATGAAACAGTTCCTCGTGGCCCCTTTGCTTCATAATGTGAAGATAATCCCTCATCAAAAATCAGCTGGAGTTTTGCCTCGACTCTTCATGCTtctttactattttctccagtGTTTGTTCCACAAATATtggtaaatttgaaaatatgattaattatAGTTATTTTAGTGGTAAAAATCAACCTTGGCCCCTCCCCCTGCAGGCGGCCGgcgtcctgcagcagctgcaggtcagCAGCGACTACCCGCTGGCTGAGACCATGATGATGGTGGGCTTCTTCATCACGCTGTTTGTTGAGCAGGCCGTCCTGACCTTCAGGAAGGAGAAGCCATCCTTCATCGCCCTGGAGACGTTCAACGCCGGCGGCTCGGAACCCGGCAGCGACTCAGAGTATGACGCCCCCTTCCTGGGCGGCGGCCATCGCCACGGCCACTTCGGACCGGGCCAGCTGGCGGGGGCGGGGCCTCTGCGGCTGGCAGGCCTGGTTCTGGCGCTGTCGGCCCACTCGCTGTTCGAAGGTGTGGCGCTGGGCCTGCAGGAGGACGGTTCCAAGCTGGGCGGCCTGCTGCTGGGCGTGGCCGTCCACGAGACGCTGGCCGCCGCCGCGCTGGGCATCAGCGTGGCCAAGGCGGCGCTGGGCATGAAAGACGCCGCCAAGCTGGCCGCCGCCGTCGCCATGATGATCCCGCTGGGCGCGGCAGCGGGGATGGGCGTGGAGGCGGCGCGGACGCTGGCGGCCGGCGTGGCgtcgctgctgctgcagggccTCGCCGCCGGGACCTTCCTCTTCGTCACCTTCATGGAGGTCCTGAGTCCGGAGCTGGATAAGAGGACCGACCGCCTGCTCAAGGTGCTCTGCCTCGTCCTGGGATACGCCGCGCTCGCCGCGCTGCTGCTCGTCAGGTGGTGACGGCCGGGGTGGGGCCACTCTGCTCTCTCCAACTGCTGTGGAGAGCAGGAACTACAACTTGAATAAAAGACCTCAAGAGGGAACCCCTattcctgacctttgacccctgacTGTAAGACTTGCAGGTATTGATG contains:
- the LOC111609640 gene encoding zinc transporter ZIP3-like, giving the protein MQLLVVKLLGLLGLSALMLAGILVPVRLLLADSEKAGRYHRGLALGNCFGGGVFLATCFNALLPAVRDKAAGVLQQLQVSSDYPLAETMMMVGFFITLFVEQAVLTFRKEKPSFIALETFNAGGSEPGSDSEYDAPFLGGGHRHGHFGPGQLAGAGPLRLAGLVLALSAHSLFEGVALGLQEDGSKLGGLLLGVAVHETLAAAALGISVAKAALGMKDAAKLAAAVAMMIPLGAAAGMGVEAARTLAAGVASLLLQGLAAGTFLFVTFMEVLSPELDKRTDRLLKVLCLVLGYAALAALLLVRW